A DNA window from Candidatus Niyogibacteria bacterium CG10_big_fil_rev_8_21_14_0_10_46_36 contains the following coding sequences:
- a CDS encoding serine--tRNA ligase, whose amino-acid sequence MLIGRGICRSTRSATSARSLNVCARSISSKSFTCAWMSISDLLFCVEILHTVVYTEPMLDIKFIRENPDIIKEAARKKRVDFNVSKLIDLDKKRRESLTEVEKLRSLQNKASDTVAHIDDETKKKAAIEDLREIKEKLTKKETELKKIAPEWEKLMYDVPNIPDLSVPEGATDEENTEVRKSTEPKPFDFTPKTHVDLLESLNLADLERGTKVSGFRGYFLKNEASLLSLALWQFTMAHMTKKGYEPIFTPALVREENLIGTGHFPQAREDVYKLADDNLYLAATAEVPLMGYYRDEILEENILPKKFIAFSPCYRREAGSHGKDTKGIYRLHEFFKAEQLIFAPNNHEQSVELHEELTKNAEEVLQTLELPYRVVTVVAGQLGRAHVKTYDLEVWIPSEKRYRESHSSSYYHDFQTRRLNIRYRDKNGETRFCHSLNNTAIATPRILISILENYQQKDGSVRIPSVLQEYIGKDTIRP is encoded by the coding sequence ATGCTAATTGGCCGGGGCATCTGCCGGAGCACGCGGAGCGCAACATCTGCAAGATCGCTGAATGTTTGCGCGCGTTCTATATCTTCCAAGTCTTTTACATGCGCATGGATGTCCATAAGCGACCTCCTATTTTGCGTAGAAATTTTACATACAGTAGTATATACTGAACCTATGCTGGACATCAAATTTATACGAGAAAACCCCGATATCATAAAAGAAGCTGCGCGCAAAAAGCGTGTAGATTTTAATGTGTCCAAACTCATTGACCTGGATAAAAAACGGCGCGAATCGCTAACCGAAGTGGAAAAACTCCGCTCACTCCAGAACAAAGCATCCGACACCGTAGCGCACATTGATGACGAAACAAAAAAGAAAGCGGCAATTGAGGACCTCCGCGAGATAAAAGAAAAACTTACAAAAAAAGAAACTGAACTTAAAAAAATAGCGCCCGAATGGGAAAAACTGATGTACGATGTTCCAAATATTCCCGATCTCTCCGTACCCGAAGGCGCAACTGACGAAGAAAATACAGAAGTACGCAAAAGCACCGAACCAAAACCATTTGATTTTACCCCAAAAACACATGTTGACCTCCTGGAATCACTTAACCTCGCTGATCTTGAGCGTGGCACGAAAGTGTCGGGCTTCCGAGGATATTTTTTAAAGAACGAGGCAAGTCTGCTGTCGCTTGCACTTTGGCAATTTACGATGGCGCACATGACAAAAAAGGGATACGAGCCCATATTCACCCCCGCCCTCGTACGCGAAGAAAATCTCATTGGTACCGGGCATTTTCCGCAAGCGCGGGAGGATGTTTACAAGCTTGCCGATGATAACTTGTACCTTGCAGCAACCGCAGAGGTCCCGCTTATGGGATATTATCGCGATGAAATACTTGAAGAAAACATATTACCGAAAAAATTCATTGCATTCTCTCCCTGTTATCGGCGCGAGGCGGGTTCGCACGGGAAGGATACAAAAGGCATCTACCGCCTGCATGAATTTTTTAAAGCAGAACAACTGATTTTTGCGCCAAACAACCATGAACAATCCGTAGAACTTCACGAAGAGCTCACCAAAAATGCAGAAGAAGTGCTGCAAACGCTTGAACTGCCGTACCGCGTTGTCACGGTTGTCGCAGGCCAATTAGGCCGTGCGCATGTGAAAACTTACGATCTTGAGGTATGGATACCATCCGAAAAACGCTACCGCGAATCGCATTCGTCTTCGTATTATCATGACTTCCAGACGCGGCGGCTGAATATCCGCTATCGTGATAAGAACGGCGAGACTCGGTTTTGCCACTCGCTTAACAACACCGCTATCGCAACACCGCGCATTCTCATCTCGATACTTGAAAACTATCAGCAAAAAGATGGGAGCGTCCGCATCCCCTCGGTGCTTCAAGAATATATAGGGAAGGATACAATCCGTCCATAA
- the rnc gene encoding ribonuclease III: MNNVSGLEKSLGVSFTNKDLLNEALTHRSYLNENESWKYPHNERLEFLGDAVIELIITEALFLRFPDKPEGELTSFRASLVNTKMLAEVAGALQVNDYLLLSRGESKDTGGRARQYILANAFEAIVGALYLDKGYDIVQSFLEDKLLPNLTEIIEKKLYKDPKSLFQEEAQDRQGITPTYSVIRESGPDHDKHFVIGIFLEDEKVAEGEGPSKQMAQEEAARKALEAKGWIE; encoded by the coding sequence ATGAACAATGTATCAGGCCTTGAAAAGAGTCTTGGTGTTAGTTTTACCAACAAGGATCTTTTAAACGAAGCCCTTACTCACAGGTCATATCTCAACGAAAACGAATCATGGAAATATCCGCACAATGAGCGCCTGGAATTTTTGGGCGACGCGGTCATAGAGCTTATCATCACCGAAGCGCTTTTTTTGCGTTTCCCCGATAAGCCTGAAGGAGAACTTACGAGCTTTCGCGCCTCGCTTGTAAATACGAAGATGCTTGCTGAGGTTGCGGGCGCCTTGCAAGTAAACGATTATTTGCTGCTTTCGCGCGGAGAATCAAAAGACACGGGAGGGCGTGCGCGCCAGTATATTCTTGCGAACGCCTTTGAGGCAATAGTCGGCGCGCTGTATCTTGATAAGGGGTATGATATCGTGCAGTCATTTTTGGAAGATAAATTATTGCCGAACCTTACTGAAATAATTGAGAAAAAATTATATAAGGACCCAAAGAGCCTCTTTCAGGAGGAAGCCCAAGATCGGCAGGGCATTACGCCCACTTACAGCGTTATACGCGAATCAGGACCCGATCACGACAAGCACTTTGTTATAGGTATTTTTTTGGAAGATGAAAAAGTTGCTGAAGGCGAGGGACCGAGCAAACAAATGGCACAGGAAGAAGCGGCACGCAAGGCATTAGAAGCTAAGGGATGGATAGAATAA
- a CDS encoding tRNA (guanosine(37)-N1)-methyltransferase TrmD encodes MRFDIITIFPRLFDPYIHESILKRAQKKKLVDIRLHDLRDFTKDTHKKVDDKAYGGGPGMVLKAEPILKAVIKAAQKNKKPLVIFTSATGKQFNAELAKKLSKQKQLIIIAGRYEGIDERAKKALRTYYTVQEISAGPYVLTGGELPALILIDAISRHIPGVLGKNESIEETRGGIGIPAYTRPEAFIFKKKPYQVPNILLSGDHKKIHEWRKRHIKRPTNIDKR; translated from the coding sequence ATGCGATTCGATATCATCACCATCTTTCCAAGACTATTTGATCCGTACATACACGAGTCTATATTGAAGCGCGCGCAAAAAAAGAAGCTTGTGGACATTCGCCTGCATGACCTGCGCGATTTTACAAAAGATACACACAAAAAAGTAGACGACAAGGCATACGGAGGCGGTCCCGGCATGGTACTCAAAGCGGAACCGATACTCAAAGCAGTCATAAAAGCCGCGCAAAAAAATAAAAAGCCTCTTGTTATTTTTACCTCAGCTACGGGGAAGCAATTTAACGCGGAACTCGCGAAAAAACTCTCAAAACAAAAACAACTCATTATTATCGCGGGCCGTTACGAAGGCATTGATGAGCGCGCAAAAAAAGCACTTCGTACATACTACACGGTGCAAGAAATATCAGCCGGGCCATATGTGCTTACCGGCGGTGAATTGCCCGCTCTTATACTGATAGACGCTATAAGCCGTCACATTCCCGGCGTACTTGGGAAAAACGAATCAATAGAAGAAACGCGAGGCGGCATCGGCATCCCCGCTTATACCCGCCCCGAAGCATTTATATTCAAAAAAAAGCCGTATCAAGTTCCGAATATACTCCTTTCGGGTGACCATAAAAAGATACACGAATGGAGAAAAAGGCACATAAAACGCCCCACAAACATTGACAAGAGATAA
- a CDS encoding RNA-binding protein: MAKNLDQDFLEFVVKSLVDNPSDVKVERKVDEMGVLLTLHINAADMGKILGRQGNTAKSIRTLLRIVGLKNNARVNLKIAEPEGGKGPRATRETSMDEVMDDLKL; this comes from the coding sequence ATGGCTAAGAACTTAGATCAGGATTTTCTCGAATTTGTTGTAAAGTCGCTTGTTGACAATCCTTCGGATGTCAAAGTTGAGCGCAAGGTTGATGAAATGGGAGTTCTTTTAACCCTTCACATCAATGCTGCGGACATGGGTAAAATCCTTGGCCGCCAAGGAAACACAGCAAAGTCTATCCGGACACTCTTGCGAATCGTGGGCCTTAAAAATAATGCCCGCGTAAACCTCAAGATTGCCGAGCCGGAAGGAGGAAAGGGTCCTCGAGCAACCCGAGAAACATCCATGGACGAAGTAATGGACGACTTGAAGCTCTAA
- a CDS encoding metal-binding protein, with protein sequence MRENPVKKKKRYKILKNGKFIESTTPGKYAGWAPRKIFGRMDCESGMRMLKKNRVFLHTYEETIAQDYHSCKKCRPTPDDAY encoded by the coding sequence ATGCGGGAAAATCCAGTGAAGAAAAAGAAAAGATATAAGATACTCAAAAACGGTAAATTTATAGAAAGTACTACGCCGGGGAAATACGCGGGATGGGCTCCCAGAAAAATATTCGGGAGAATGGACTGCGAATCGGGCATGCGAATGCTTAAAAAGAATCGCGTGTTTTTGCATACCTATGAAGAAACAATTGCGCAGGACTACCACTCATGCAAAAAATGCAGACCGACACCAGACGATGCCTATTAA
- the rpsP gene encoding 30S ribosomal protein S16 codes for MQKEVRQASNGVAISGVFGIIIPIMLMIRLQRVGRKNDPSFRVVVTEKTKSPQSGGFLEIVGSYDPRKDRVQLKNERIQHWLSHGAKASGTVHNILVNAKIVNAPKMDVLPSIKKKEAETPAEAPKAEGATEEKAAPETPKEEPKPEEQPKATPQEETTQPTPEVTAGKEKEGE; via the coding sequence TTGCAAAAAGAGGTCCGCCAGGCCTCTAACGGGGTTGCAATTTCCGGGGTTTTTGGTATCATAATCCCTATCATGTTAATGATTCGATTACAGCGCGTAGGACGCAAAAATGACCCGAGCTTTCGGGTTGTCGTCACCGAAAAAACAAAAAGCCCCCAATCAGGAGGGTTCCTTGAAATTGTGGGTTCCTACGACCCCCGCAAAGACCGCGTCCAACTCAAGAACGAACGCATTCAGCACTGGCTTTCTCACGGCGCAAAAGCATCCGGCACCGTCCATAACATTTTGGTAAACGCAAAGATAGTAAACGCCCCCAAAATGGATGTCCTCCCATCAATAAAGAAAAAAGAGGCGGAAACACCCGCCGAAGCACCCAAGGCAGAAGGGGCAACCGAAGAAAAAGCAGCCCCCGAAACGCCGAAAGAAGAACCAAAACCCGAAGAGCAACCGAAAGCAACACCCCAAGAAGAAACAACCCAGCCTACGCCAGAAGTTACGGCGGGCAAAGAAAAAGAAGGAGAATAA